CAGAAATGCTTGACGATTAACATGTGTAATAACAATGCCCCGGTATGCTGATAATTAAAATAGTAGCCTAGGATATTATTGATAGCCTAACTATTCATCGTATTATCAATAACTAATATCTAATAACTTTCACTTATAATCTCCCACttcaataatataatataatataatataatataatataatataatataatataatataatataatataatataatataatataacaatagGCCTATGAACTCATGGCCTGGAGGCAGCTGAATATGCCCCCCCTCCGCCCACCCTCAAGCACctgtcccccaaaatgtctgtgcacgccacagcCCTAAGCCAAAAGGCGACTCACAAAAAAATAGAGAAAGGGAAATGTCACGACAAGGTTACTTGGCCGGTTATCCACGTGTTTGTGTGGTTTCGCGTGTGGCTCTTAATGTTTCAAAATATGCCAAAATAAGGGAAAGAAGCCTAAGATAACCCCTAGCATTACCAACAGGTGATTACGATAAATACAGATAAGGGTACCTTCCGGAAATACTGCTCTACCACAAGAATCCAGGGACTGATAAAAAGGACTATGCTTGAACACAACAGTCTACTTCAGGACTTCAGAAGGTCGCATATTGATGGGCTTGTCATAAAAACAAGTTATGATAAGGGTTAAAGGAAATCTCGAAACCACACGCATAGGCTACatcatacatgtagcctataataaAAGACACTCAATGCATCATGAATGTGTAATACAAGACACCTCTTAAACAGTAGACTGACTGTGGAAAAGCCGTGCGCCTTCAGGTGAGCACAGGACAAGTGAGCGCTATCCTTTCAGCACCGCACCGTCAGTGACAGGGAACGGTGACTGGGGAACTTCGAGTAGCCTATGTGGCAAACAAAATCAATTAAATATTCTGTATTTAAAAGCAATTTCAGGGGCTATATTTCAGTAAGCAATAGAAAATAATTAAGATATTATATATACCCTCGAGagataaacatttttaaaaacctGGTAATAAAAATCACCAGTGCGTAAATGAGACTGTGACCATCATAGTGATCAAAGATGCCTTGGCATCACCCAGTGGGAAAGGCGGCCCATTAATTTCGGTAATAATTCGCTGAGTGGCACTGTTGAGCTCGCAtgagaaatgaaaaaaggaacCTCCACCAGACTGCATTAAGCTATCCACCCCATTCACCTTGGGCTGTTATAGCAGTGCGTGCGTTTCATAAAAGTGTGTTAAACGCTGCAAACAGCTCCCGCTTgaattaataggcctacagtacacgcAGAAGGAGGGGGTGAAATTGGAGAATTGGTCCAGTGCGTTGCACTTTTTCACTCTACTAAAAGGGAGTGGTATACGAGATTAGGCAAACGAAAGCAATATTGGAAGAGGAGGCCCAGGCGTTCATTCCAGACCCATTTAAGCAGACACACTGTTGCGGCAACTGTAGCTGAGACACGGGGTTGCGTTTCCCTTTCAATACAGGGCATAGGCAGACACTTACCAGACCTGATTGCAATTATATTTTCCTGTTTGGACTTCCTGTGTTTTTCTGAAGTGCAAATGACACACGAATCGATTACGGCATCATCAACTGGAAAGTATAACGAGCATTTTATCCACACGCTCTGGTAATGCTAATGAGAGACTCCAGATTCCCGTTTAAGGAAACCAAAAGTCCTGGTTGAAGTCAACTGACCCTTCCGAGCGGATTATCTACAAGAAAGTATTCTGCAAAAGTGCGCCATGAGTTGGTGATCGCgagaataaaatgcattttttaagGAGCGCTCTTAACGCGTTTCTAATTAAGGACATGCCGGGGTAATCCACATGGGACAAGTCCTTACGTCTGCAACAGGGAATAAAAAGTCAGGGAACTCATGCTGGATGAGACAAACTCCATCAAGAGACGCAGCTGAGAAAAAAGTTCCTCACGGACATTATTTTCCACCCACTCTGAAGTCGGTACAATTAACAGATGACTGAAGTTTCATCATTATACGCATATAAGAACCTGCTCCGCCGTCTGTCATGGTGCACTCACTCTTGGAAGTAGCCTACCTGGGGAACGGCGACGCCAACAGAATCAGTTTAGTTTGAACCGCATTAACTTTTGTAATCCTCGAACAAGCAGGGAGGCAAGCGTGACACATATACGCAAAGGGAAACAACAGGTAAATCATTGTATTTTTAACAGTGTATATTTAAGTTAAGATATTGAATGCTACCGAGGAGTGGCGTGGAACTGGGACGTTTGGAGTTCTTCTGTCTGATTTTCTACATGGGGGAAACGCACAACTTTGCATGTTAGCCTATGGCTTACACTGGTCGGCGTTTACGTGTATGTACTTTGATAGTTGTTGTTCCTTCAACTCATACTGCCAGTGAAATCAATGTCACACACATTGTCCCGAAGTAGGCTAAATATAACCACTCGACCATGCCTTGTTCAGAAATAGCCTACCCTTAGCCTTGTTAAAATAATTCACACTAAACTGGAAATACGCGTGGCGGTACTTGTCATCCAGTCTGTTGATTCTGGCATGTGTTAAGTTGTGCTTTTAACAGTATGGGTAAATCACAACTTCCTCTGAAAGACTTAAGAGTTGGACGGATTCCAAGAAAGCCCCCTTGTTCTAAATCAATGTTGTGTTATCAGGACTATAAGAGAAGACGCGGGACGGAGGGGTCTCTCGCCTGGCTCACTCCGCAGTAGCGATGAGCGCCTTGCGCACACCTGTCTTGATTGGACTCCTACTGTTGGTGTTTACCGCCGGATACTGCAAGCAGAGCAGCGTTCCCACAGGCGTCCGGGACGGCCGGAGCCTCCTGGAGCTCATCATGGACAAAGTTCGAGTGGCACGGGAGCATCAAGCGGAGGATAGCGAGGCCAACGTGCAACATGCGTCCAGGAGACAAGAGTATTCCATCGAGACGAAGGAATTGAATGAAGTTAACAAATCACAAATTTTAGGTAGGTTTGGACCTTTAACCTAAACCATCCCTGGTGTGTTTTGGCTTCATGTGAAGTATTTTCAAGAGAAAGTAATTTGGTTGGATTTAAATCTGAACTTGTTCCTAAACAGTAGGCCTGCATCCACTACCTTAAGTTCATAAAGCCACAATGTCTTTCTTAATATGATTCTTCTTTTGACTGCACTTTACATTTAACATCTTTATTTATGTTTCTCTTGCTCCATTCCATATCAGAAGTTTTTCCAAGAGATCTTAGTACGAAGGATAGATTGTTGAAACATTTAACAGGTAAGCTCCCCATACAGCACATGGGCATGTTTATAATCCAACTTAATTGTCCAACCACATTGGTATTGCTATTAAACCTGTGTGAGAGGATTTCACGGTTGACAtacttctctctgtttttttccagGGCCCCTTTACTTCAGCCCAAAGTGTAGCAAACTCTTTTATAGACTATACCACAATACCAGAGACTGCACAATACCTGCCTGTGAGTGCCTGCCTTTTCCACATCAATAATTTACAGCAGTGTATAATGTCTGTATAAAGTGGGCCAAGCAGCAtacttgtttgaaatgtcttgatggcatctgtttttttttttagctcattGCTGTTATTTACTTTGTGCATATGTAGAGGTAAAGCTCTTTaccaaaatgcagtgttaattcaacatcccACATTGTTCTGAGAATGGTCCCAATCGATTttggtgttaaattcaactctaaTTAAAACTGCAGTGTTGACTTAATGCTGCATTATTTATTGCTACTACAGTATATCTGCAGTTGCCCTGCCAACATTGTGTGCCATACTCAGTTTTTTTAAAACTTCATTTCATTTATGTCTTGTTGTAATGAAGAATGTTTATTGAATACTTGATTTCATGTCTAGATTATAAGAGATGTGCCCGGCTGCTCATCAGGTTAGCTGGCAGTCAGAAATGTGCGGAAGGATAGCTGCTACTGCATCAACAGGTGAGCACACCTCTCCTATTCATTCATATGGACCCAAATACAaagacagtaaaaaatgcagtgttgagtCAACCAGTGGTGATTTAGCGTGTCCTAGATTTGGTCCAAGAGCACTACCTAAGTATTGACTTAACACTGCATATTTTTTACAAGCAAACATAGCAGATTATTCTGCTATGTTTGCTTGGatgcagatgcacacgcacacatgcacacacattcaagtaTATGTTCAATAGGCTTCACTGTTGTGAAATGTAAACTCTTTCTAAGCCTCcagatcagaacacacacacgtgcacacatgcacagaggccCATGCACACaagcaatgcacgcacgcacgcacacacgcacgcacacacacacacacacacacacacatattccagcAGGTATGTGTTCAATAGGCTTCGCTATGTTGTGAAATGTAAACTCCTTCTGAGGCCTGGTTACTTGTCCTTGATACAAAAGCATAACTCCAGAGGACTGTTTTGGTGTTAAGCCGTTGCCTAGTTATTTTCTGCTTTTATAGTCTAAAGCACTTGGCCCAGCCTGTGAACGGGCAATCTAAAATGTGTGTTATGACATTTGTCAGCAATGTGGCGCAAGGGTAATAAAGTGGCTGTGTGGCCAGTAAGAGACACAAACTAAACCAGATTCGATTTTTATATTAAGGTTTTTGATACAGTAGTTGTAGTGAACATAACATGTGtcagcgtgtgcatgtgcgtgtgtgtgtgtgtgagtgtgtgtgtcacagagatggagagagagacagggaaagagggagagagagagagataaagagagagagaaacattcactcactcactcactcactcactcactcactcactcactcacaaacacacacacacacacacacacacacacacacacacacacacacacacacacacacacacacacacacacacacacacacacacacactctctctctctctctctctctctctctctctctctcacactcacacacacacgcacattgaagGGGTGGGGGGCATGATGAAGAAATGTGTGACTGTGCAAAAAAGGATGCCGTTCAGGTCTGCAGTTTAGGCCAATGAATGGATGCTGTGTGCTTAATGACAGCTGTGCAGAACTTACAGTAGTGAAGCATTTACAACTTTCTCATCTTCTGCTGTTCCCGGAGTGGACAAATTAGCTCTTCCTCTGTGATTGTGCAGCTTTACCATTGTGCTTTTTGAGTGTAGCAGAAATATCATAATCATGAGGTTTAGAGTAGACTACATCGTTACTTCCCCatcttgtaaaaaaaactaattaTAGTCATGGAGTAGTCTGTGAGTATGAAATTGCCACACTGAAGGCCAGTAATTTCACTTCTGGAATTTAGAAGTAAAATGCTTAGGAGGTTGTCTTCAGTCTTTCAGCCGTGCATTAAAATGTTGATTTAAAGTGGTCATAAAAAGTATGGACAATGACACATCAAGATGGAGCGATCTTTGTGCAGAGGCAAATCAGGTCCTGGGAAGGGAAAAAAAGTGCTTTGAGCTTACAGCGGGTGATGAAGGAGCTAAAGTAtgccatgtgtctctgtgtgtttatgcttgtaTATCATAGATCACCGACGTCACTACATATCTGTAAGGAATTGTTCATAGATCATatgttttttcatggtatttggAGAGAAGAGGGATTTCTCTGGCCAAGTCTAAGGGTCAGTAAATGTCAACTTGTTTTCATCTTCCTTTTCCCAGATTTCAACATGGGAGAGGATGCAAGAGAGccgagaagaaaagaaaacagtgccttggagaaaaaaacaaacaaaacaaaacagggaaATCAGACGGACTCAACAGAATCATATTTGTCTTTgtgaagaagttttttttttctttttgcaaccAAGTGGATTAATCTCCATAGACTTTCTCGATATGCTGCAATTGTCGATGTTGTCCACTGACAAGTCATGATCTCCCCAGAGTGGTCTCTCAGTTTATTCAAAATGGTGCAAATGAAGACATGTCTAACAGGcagagaaaacaaaaagaaaagaaaagaggagaacagCTCAATTTAACGCCCTGCTGCCAAAAACGATGAGTTTCCTGTGTGCTGCTAAGACTGGTAGGCCTCTTGCCCCCCTTTCCTGTCTCGTGTGTGCTCTCCGTGCGGacgtctctcccttctctcctaaAGAAGGCTTCACAATCCATATTCCCAACCACATTCCTCAATGCCAGAAGTAAATCCTTTGATCGAATTATGAATTGCACGATTATCtcttgcctctctgtctctctctctcactcattctctcctttTGGACGTTTGGAAGACATTTTTCAACAGAGTTGAACTTATGATAAGCTGGTTTCAGTTTATGTTATTGAGAGAGAAATCTGCATTGTCCTGAATATGAAtgttatatataataatatatatttatatattcaaGCTATTGTCTACTGTTTCTGCACATTAAATATATGAAATCCTTGCTAGAGTGCAAtatgtaaatattgtaaatacaAAAGCTATATTTAAGGATTTGTACAAAGTACAAAtgctatatataaatatacagtatcGTATCAGATCTTAAAATAAACATGTTTTGCTACAATGGatggatggtgatggtgaagtatggAATGGATGCTTTAGTTCTCCACtggagtacatacagtacagtgagcATGAAGAtggctagggatgcaccgataccgatattggtATCATTATACTCATACGCgcactcgtcaaacacttgccgatgcCAGGTACAATACTGCTATTACATGAAacaaggtggaaaaaacaaggctatgcatttatttgcattgtatatTGGGGGTAAAAGTATTGGTATCTGTACTCGCTATCTGCAAGTACAGAAATGAATCCACTCATACtcatatcggttttcaaaaaaagtggtattgtgcatccctaaAGATAgcgatttcatttcatttgaataTCCTAGAGgggtgcatgatgacatgcaatAAGCATTTCATATGGCTTGCAGCggcacacactgtatgtgtgagcacacctctgtgtgtgtatgtgtgtgtgtctttgggtcaTGCATTACATACTGTTGGAAATGATGACAGAGCCTGGTGTGCAATGTGCTTGTACCAAACATAAATAACTTGTGTATTTTGGCAAGCTGCTTATGAGTGCACTGAAGTATGCCAAAAAAAAGACTTTGCAtagttggatttttttcttctttcataccTTATTTTCCTGAATGATCAAAATGCCTCCATGCATTGCATGAGTTGCTCTCTGATGTGCTTATCCATCTCAATCATGACCTTTTCACAGCCAAGGAATGGAGATAAAGCTGTTCAGTGCTGGTGAAGAGTTACTGATTATCTTTTGCACTGAAGTTTCCACAGAGTGATTACAGTAGACATGTCGAAGCACAAGATTGGCATCTTAACTgatgtctttttttcttatttttttctataTACAAAAACTGGTGGTAATGTGGAGCTGACACCTTGGACAACAGACACATCTTACTTTTTAGATCACACAGGTCCACGCCTtgaactatactgtatatcccacaGGAGTTTAATCGAGGATGATTTCTTGGCAACAGCAACAAGTGATAAACAATATAAAGGCTGAATTACGTGCATGCACGCCCCAAAACGCTGTGTGTCAAAAGTTGCTCTAGCAGCCGAGCGAGCCACAAACTCTGCCTGGCAAAGCATGGCATAGGTTACTGTTAGGATGCCAGAAAGGAAACTGTGTGTGCAGCCTGCCCAGTGTTACACATTGCCTGGTtccagggggaggggggttgcgcacagagcagagtagagtaaagGACCCGTTCCAAGCAGGCGTACTCGAGGATGGATTACAGCACGGGCCTACCGGACCCAATAGCAGGggcccaagaaccaaggggg
This is a stretch of genomic DNA from Engraulis encrasicolus isolate BLACKSEA-1 chromosome 19, IST_EnEncr_1.0, whole genome shotgun sequence. It encodes these proteins:
- the alkal2b gene encoding ALK and LTK ligand 2b, whose protein sequence is MSALRTPVLIGLLLLVFTAGYCKQSSVPTGVRDGRSLLELIMDKVRVAREHQAEDSEANVQHASRRQEYSIETKELNEVNKSQILEVFPRDLSTKDRLLKHLTGPLYFSPKCSKLFYRLYHNTRDCTIPAYYKRCARLLIRLAGSQKCAEG